GACACTATACGACTTGTATGGACAACACTAATCAGATAGAGTTTGAAACCTGACCCTTTGGATTAAAACCCAACAgctacctcctcctccacaagTGCCTAGTCAATGTCACAGTTTCCGCTCTGTTACAGAAAGCAGCCTCTGACATGTTCTGTCTGACAGCTCAAAAAACATGAGAAGGGACCGATGCATCCACATTTCAAGAACCGTTTTATCACCTTTCCCTTGATCAGCagcacctgtgtgtttgtggattaaCAAACCTGACACTGAGGCCGCTCAGAGGTTACGATAAAACAGATACAGGAGGCCTCCGAGTAAAAATGGCATTTCCTCTGGTTTTTGTAAACAGCACCTATTGGCTTTGTAAAACTGTGGAAGATTATTATCTCTTACAGTGTTATAAAGTATTTTTGTACCTCAGGTTCTGACATACCTTATCATTTGGTGTTTCCTGTTACAAGTCATGGCAAGTATGGAAACGGCTGCAGTTGCACAATCAGGAGTTTTCTGCACTTGTGCAAAATTTTGTCTGAATTAACACAAAACAAGTGGATACAATGGGACATTTGAGTAACACTGTGGTGTGGGTGTTCTTAGCGTCTTGCTGTAAATGTGcttatattgtttttcttgtaaGAGGGGGCCTCAGTTTCCGTTTGTATGTTACCACTCACCTCAAAGTGAGACATCTTACATCTCGCTGGACTTTTTACGAGTTGTTCTAAGtgtacacacacgcgcacacatacatacacacgcacacacacacacacacacacgcacacacacacacacacacacacacgcacacacacacacacacacacacacacacaggactgtaTACTTGCAGTGCTTTACTTTGACACTTAACCCAcatacagacataaacacacatttcacacttgAACGCTTTGGCTGATCTTAGCTGCTTGATGAAGGAAATGAATACAGCTtgtgaccacaaagagacgcagtGCGCAAGTAAACATTCTCTGTTCCTTGATTTGCCATGTTTAAAGTTGCAGTGTTTGCATTAATGAAGACATGCACTAGGCTCGACTCAGCACTCAGTAATAAATTATTGTACTGATTTTCAAAAGGTTGTTTCGTCTACTGTGGTTCGGTTCaactgtggggaaaaaaacattttatttaattcaaaaaCAATTCACTGAATTCTCCTGCGTTATAATTAAATTATAGAATTATAGAATCATTATAGAATCGTTTCGAAAAGCCACAGTGACAAAGGGACTGATTTGATGTGAGGTGTTACTGGTTGAAATTGTGTGAGGATTTGAGTCACAGACAAAATGATCATGAAAACAGTAGAAGTTGTATCTGTATCGCTTGTTCGTTGCTCTGATGTTATCTCTTTTACAGTAAGTCAATGTAAGTGCACGTTTACAGTAAGACCCAAGGATGTTACTGACTCATGTCATCACATCTTCactttttcacatatttccaATGAATCTAATGAATCACCAAAGTCTGAAGTCGAAGCCCAGAGATACGTTTTGAGTTTTACTCAAAGAAATAGAAAACTTCATGGTTTATCACTCATTAATGTAGCATTTCGAGTAAATATTTGTTTGCTTAGATTAACACCTTGACTATACATAGCAAACAAAGGGTTGTTTCATCTGGTGCACActggttttaaaatatttagatCACTAAGACTTTCACTCCCCtaacttttcttgttttgttaaCAGTATAAAATCAGACTGAAGGGGCAGGCTGCCTCCATCACTTTcaggaaatattaaaaaagaaaatacttatACTTAAATACTTACCTAATTTCtggttcctgtttttttcttttcattcatttggaactgattattttcattatgaattaaaATTGTACAatataaaagtgaaatgtgaaCTGATTTTCagatcatttcattgttttttggGTTGTGTGTCGCGTCATGGCTTAGTGGTGGTGCAACAAAACCACTGGATGGTCTCAGTGAGCGTCCTTGTATTCTGAAAAGAAATGTCTCTAATTATGATGTTTCACCATCCTCAAGAAAAAACgtcaaacaaaaagtaaattatttCAGACATGGCTACTAATCCCAggaattatttgttttatttatccaaacaaaaaattacagttattattattacaatacaTAGTATCTATCTTTTAAGGCATTCAAATTAACACAGCCTTTAGTAATACAATAAGTCATCTGCAAAAAGTATGTTAACATTGTACAAAACTATAGGAAATTACTGAAATTAAAGAAgacatatttacatatacaaatacatatcaGGGTCACATGTCAAGGCTGTGTCAGGGTACAATCCGGTTTTGATTTCACCGAAAGACTGTGCCAAGCTGTTCACTGGCAGTGCAGGTGTTCGGACCTGTTTTGCAATCGACGGAACTTATTGTCTTAACTGTCTTTCACTGGCatacactctgtcacacacaaggCCTGAAGACATGTCTTGAGTCTCTGAGTATGTGGGAGGACACACTGAGCTACATTGCTTCACATGCATCTCTTGCACCTCAGCGGTGCAGAGATGGAGTTTCAGGTCGCATGCTTGCAGACTGACATCTTCAGCGTCTGAGAGTTCCACGCATGTCCTCATAAACATCATTGGTGATGACGCGTCTTGGTTTCACTGTGGTGCGCAGAGCCTTGGTCTGGTAACAACAGATATGGTGATGTAGGGTTATTATACATTAACTAACAGGATTatcattcagtgtatttttttgcAACTTCGCTTtattgtcagttttttttttcttagctCATAGTTTATCTTTGACAACTTGTAtagaaagtgacatttttaagtgtCACATTCAAAAGTTTGTTGTCAGGCATGTTTGTTGTCAGGCATGTTTAGGCAACCTGAGACAGGTGGTTATTCCAACTATGAAGAACTGTCattctcctttcttcttcttttgtttccccGTCTTGTATAACACACATTGTTGAACCACTATTGGGTCAGTTCACCTTGTATATATTAATCTTAATCTCTAATCTcgtgttagtttttttttaattcatgttaaATTCATTCATATCTGTTGAACTGTGTCACATTACACAGAGAggtatttcctctgttttagcCTACCCTACTATACCCCTATAAATAGGGTGAACAAAGTAATAGAAACACCAGTCAGTATAAGGCAATACACAAACTATATCCTCCAGAATGACGATACAGTtcaatcaacacctctctaacaaacagttttaacaaaaactgaGCATTATAACTTTCATGAATGTAGGaattgttgtattagactgcattagaggtgtagctaggtgtacctaataaacatCTACAGTGTATGTATAATTCACATTCACTTTCATTCCTTTTGCTATAAAATACTTTGTTCTCATGCAGCTACCATTATGTTTTGTGCACTGGGTAAATGAAAAGTGTGAAAGTGATACTGACAATAAACCTTGGCTGTCAACAGTGAAAGAGAATAAATTCCACAAATGATTTTACTATGTGTTTGTCACACAACTACTGAGCATAACAGCAACGTGTGCTGTTGAGAAAAACAGGAACATGGAAACAGCCCCCAAGATTCCATCACAGCTTGTGAGTCACAGCAAGATACAATCAGATGAAGGAACCCACACAGgcacctacaaacacacacacacacacacacacacacacacacacacacacacacacacacacacacactaaaacacatgGGTACCTTGTGGATGATCAGtatgaggaagatgatgaagatgatgaccaggacagcagcagagatcGCAACAGGCACCAGGATCAGATTCTTATTTGATGGCTCACACTGCTGCGCTGTATCtgttatgatatgatatatatgatataatattcCACTTATGTAAGTTTGGTATGTGTCAGACACTTTGCAGTAGTACTGACTGAATACAAATAGTATGTTAACACTTGAATTATTTCATACCTCTGAATTAGTTATCAGTAGTCTACTGTTACAATGTATCGTTGTAATGTTGGCCTTCTATTTCAATTCGATTCAATatgctttattggcatgaatgtAACAAAGACAATATTGCCAAAGCGTCAAGTAAAAATTGGTGGACGAATCATTGTTAAATTGGCATTTAGAAAACAATTGTTTCCAGTGGAATGATGATGAAGTTGTACTGTGAGTTAATACATAAATTGATGAGGCTCACCTTTCACCACCAGGAGCACAGACCCTTCGCCTTTCTTGATCACGACTTTACTGAACTTCTGGTCAAACCTTTTGTACTCGCACCAGTACGGCCCCGTGTCGTTAGAGGTCAAGTTTTTGATGAGAATGTCCACGTTGGGGAATTCTCCGTTTAACTGAAGTCTGCCTGTGAATTCTGTGGCGATGGTAGTTTTGTCGGAGTTTCTATCTTTGTACAAAACAGTGTTCTCCTCACTGAGACCCATCTTCAAACTCAGGAACTCTTGGTTTGGTTCAGGTGATCTGCACTGGATAGTGACAGTGCCTCCAAAATCTCTCCATACCACTCCACTGCTCCCTACACAGATAGACACAAAAATCTAGcacagtttttccttttcatgaaTCACTACAAAATACACATCATTCTTCAGCATTATATATGTAATCAGTCTTACCTGGGTCACTCAGGGCTTCACAGGAGAGACAAAGGATGGTTATGAACTTCAGCCAGACAGCAGACATGCTGACAGTGACTGTCACTCAAGGTTCACTTGAATTCTAACTCCTCAgtaggaagtgtgtgtgtgttttcacccacatcaccCAATACGATGAGTAACAGCAACACGTGACCTAAGGTGTCAGATGTGAGGGTGAAAGACATCAAGTCATCTCAGAAACATGGTAATGTGACACTGACTCTTAAAGATAAAGTCTTCGCTAAGGTCAAACCACTCGGAAGTGAAGATGAACACTAGACAGGTTTTTATCCTTCACTAAAGCATTAGGCAAGATTTTATCATTGCTTGAGATATTTTGAGAGCTTGCACTAGTGCAACTGCAGTGTTAGCAGAGGGTGAAAGGCTCCTGTTTTGCTG
The sequence above is a segment of the Enoplosus armatus isolate fEnoArm2 chromosome 17, fEnoArm2.hap1, whole genome shotgun sequence genome. Coding sequences within it:
- the LOC139299918 gene encoding T-cell antigen CD7-like, which codes for MSAVWLKFITILCLSCEALSDPGSSGVVWRDFGGTVTIQCRSPEPNQEFLSLKMGLSEENTVLYKDRNSDKTTIATEFTGRLQLNGEFPNVDILIKNLTSNDTGPYWCEYKRFDQKFSKVVIKKGEGSVLLVVKDTAQQCEPSNKNLILVPVAISAAVLVIIFIIFLILIIHKTKALRTTVKPRRVITNDVYEDMRGTLRR